From Pieris rapae chromosome 3, ilPieRapa1.1, whole genome shotgun sequence, a single genomic window includes:
- the LOC110992017 gene encoding transcription factor TFIIIB component B'' has protein sequence MSTRRARIKAVTALPPRRKNAPNLNNKPEKESPKVSLLSKESEEDNKNTQSDITENALSTPSIVCNKSPIFSTTDEKDVSSKTSELPATPKPSNVFAAPLTRNSPKLFASPNLLSPRRDVAKCNTPVRQTIPRHHEFNQNTELQVTSNSVNRVQQNSRIEVYNEKPEATTTAMDGIVPLQPAVGPKPIDKLKNDIISENAEVLFDPIVPLPSPNKLRPKLRPVPRLGPRRNSIQGSASESEDESRRSLLSGGNTPGPRQRHDSQTILQSMLNRDVSRVRNESVSSSVSQIAGTQIQMPASPIRDKSLKIRRAQEAANRRAAMASRRKRHCKREDMTMYDLIFYNPTENPILPNEDEMRAKEESLKDLEKQSMDNQEESVDAVQESAPAPQIKLGPNGEIILDESSLVIKQTQNQKISSIVREGAWMPSQGKYKRGPRTANWSAPETVRFYRALAAIGTDFTLMAPLFPDRSRKDLKLKFKKEEKINGEQIDKALRCRFSWDAMSLAEEFEAERKEAKRKEEEEKRKQKELIEQQKKAERERLKEFKGARRCKAMKALECVPSTVSQKKFTITSADDLIERGKQIENSVKKRLTQKHTKSSTLTSNVVKSPLTRTPINIPTQSKRQTPLKTPISSDMPLTRSTSKTPDLALRNIPSNLETGSLIVLTVNDPKSPGKKMLQTYIAQEEGILTQVALPSGLLNSVVGYMKKGTPKSTVSNTSSPITPNTDRVGTGQSSERKRQASFSITEL, from the exons ATGTCTACACGAAGAGCGAGAATAAAAGCGGTAACAGCATTACCCCCCAGAAGAAAAAATGCgcctaatttaaataataaaccagAAAAAGAAAGCCCCAAAGTTTCGCTCCTATCAAAAGAAAGTGAAgaagacaataaaaatacacaatcaGATATTACTGAAAACGCCTTAAGTACACCAAGCATAGTTTGCAATAAATCCCCTATTTTTTCTACTACTGATGAAAAAGATGTTTCATCAAAAACATCTGAGTTACCTGCTACTCCTAAACCAAGTAATGTATTTGCCGCACCGTTAACCAGAAATAGTCCAAAACTATTTGCTTCTCCCAATCTACTATCGCCTAGAAGAGATGTAGCGAAATGTAACACTCCTGTCCGGCAAACTATACCAAGACATCATGAATTCAATCAAAACACAGAACTGCAAGTAACTAGTAATTCAGTGAATAGAGTGCAACAAAATAGTAGAATTGAAG TTTATAATGAGAAACCAGAAGCGACAACTACTGCCATGGATGGCATTGTACCTCTACAACCAGCGGTTGGCCCTAAACCAATAGACAAGCTAAAGAACGATATTATCTCAGAAAATGCTGAAGTTCTATTTGATCCAATAGTACCTTTGCCATCTCCAAATAAATTACGCCCAAAACTTCGTCCCGTGCCTCGGCTAGGACCTAGGAGGAATAGTATTCag GGCAGCGCCAGTGAATCTGAAGATGAGAGCCGACGAAGTCTTCTAAGTGGCGGAAACACTCCAGGACCTAGACAGCGGCATGATTCACAAACAATTCTGCAGTCTATGCTCAATAG ggACGTAAGCCGTGTTAGGAATGAGTCGGTAAGTTCAAGTGTAAGCCAAATTGCGGGAACACAGATACAGATGCCAGCATCTCCAATCAGAGATAAGTCTTTAAA GATTCGCCGTGCTCAAGAAGCCGCAAACCGGCGTGCGGCGATGGCATCTCGACGCAAACGTCATTGTAAGCGCGAAGACATGACGATGTATGACCTCATCTTTTACAACCCAACAGAAAATCCTATTTT GCCAAACGAAGACGAAATGAGAGCAAAAGAAGAGAGTCTAAAGGATTTGGAAAAGCAAAGTATGGATAATCAAGAGGAAAGCGTAGATGCTGTTCAGGAATCTGCGCCCGCGCCACAAATTAAACTTGGCCCAAATGGCGAAATTATACTTGATGAATCTAgtttg gtaataaaacaaacacagaACCAGAAAATATCTTCAATAGTCCGTGAAGGGGCTTGGATGCCCTCTCAAGGGAAATACAAACGGGGCCCAAGGACAGCGAACTGGAGTGCCCCGGAGACAGTGAGGTTTTATAGAGCCCTGGCAGCTATTGGGACTGATTTTACATTGATGGCACCTCTGTTCCCTGATAGGAGTAGAAAGGATCTCAAGTTGAAG tttaaaaaagaagaaaaaataaatggagAGCAAATTGATAAAGCGTTGCGGTGTAGGTTCTCCTGGGACGCCATGTCGCTCGCGGAAGAGTTTGAGGCGGAGAGAAAAGAAGCTAAGCGGAAAGAAGAAGAGGAGAAGAGGAAACAGAAAGAGTTAATAGAGCAACAGAAGAAGGCGGAAAGAGAAAGACTGAAAGAATTTAAAGGAGCTCGGagat gtaaagCTATGAAAGCGCTCGAATGTGTACCAAGCACTGTGTCTCAGAAGAAATTTACAATAACCAGCGCCGATGATCTTATAGAACGAGGCAAGCAGATAGAGAATAGCGTGAAGAAACGCTtaacacaaaaacatacaaagtCTTCTACTTTAACTTCCAATGTGGTCAAGTCTCCTCTCACCCGTACACCAATAAACATACCAACCCAAAGCAAACGTCAAACTCCACTAAAAACCCCAATTTCCTCTGACATGCCACTTACAAGAAGCACATCTAAAACTCCAGATCTTGCCTTAAGAAACATTCCGTCTAATCTAGAAACCGGTTCACTCATAGTGTTGACTGTAAATGACCCAAAATCTCCcggaaaaaaaatgttgcaaACATATATTGCTCAGGAGGAAGGTATATTAACTCAGGTGGCTCTGCCGAGTGGACTTTTGAATTCAGTGGTTGGTTATATGAAGAAGGGTACACCTAAAAGTACTGTATCTAACACTTCTTCGCCTATTACCCCGAATACTGATAGAGTTGGTACTGGACAAAGTTCTGAGAGGAAACGACAAGCATCATTCTCTATAACAGAACTTTAA